One Coleofasciculus chthonoplastes PCC 7420 genomic region harbors:
- a CDS encoding ParA family protein yields the protein MGFVIATVNMKGGVGKTTLTVNLATCLAKQHQKRVLVVDLDTQISATLSLIAPQDFAKARKARRTLNQLIDKAIRPNRHAKLTIQDVIKSYVCSVKGLDLLPGDIDLYDEYLVSEMLHQEASREETPNFNQVWNRFERLLIKSILEPVIDNYDFIILDCAPGYNLLTRSGIVASDFYLLPARPEPLSVVGIQLLERRIAKLKESHKSGTSLDLQLLGIVFILSGGLLGRYYKQVMNRVTEDFVPTQLFKNRIPMDVNVAKAVDSFMPAVIASPNSSGAKAFMRLTEEFVEKINAYQNEFKNGSSKMNLANLE from the coding sequence ATGGGATTTGTCATTGCCACAGTTAACATGAAAGGCGGCGTTGGAAAGACGACGCTAACCGTCAACTTGGCAACTTGCTTGGCGAAACAGCATCAAAAACGGGTTTTAGTGGTTGATTTAGATACCCAAATCAGCGCTACACTCAGCTTAATCGCCCCTCAAGATTTTGCTAAAGCCAGAAAAGCGAGACGCACGCTGAATCAGTTAATTGATAAGGCAATTCGTCCCAATCGCCACGCCAAACTGACGATTCAGGATGTTATTAAATCTTACGTTTGTTCGGTAAAAGGTCTGGATTTATTGCCCGGAGATATTGATCTGTATGATGAGTATTTAGTCTCCGAGATGCTGCATCAAGAAGCCAGTCGCGAAGAGACTCCCAATTTTAATCAGGTGTGGAATCGGTTTGAGCGGCTGTTGATTAAAAGTATTTTAGAACCTGTGATAGATAACTATGATTTTATTATCTTAGATTGCGCTCCTGGCTATAATCTGTTAACCCGTAGCGGTATTGTTGCCAGTGATTTTTATTTACTTCCGGCTCGCCCTGAACCGTTATCGGTTGTGGGAATTCAACTCTTAGAACGGCGGATTGCCAAATTGAAGGAGAGCCATAAGTCTGGCACGTCTCTCGACCTACAGTTATTAGGCATTGTCTTTATTTTATCCGGAGGATTGCTGGGTCGATATTACAAGCAGGTGATGAATCGGGTAACCGAAGATTTTGTTCCGACGCAATTGTTTAAGAATCGCATTCCGATGGATGTGAATGTGGCTAAGGCTGTTGATAGTTTTATGCCGGCGGTTATCGCTTCTCCCAATTCTTCAGGGGCAAAAGCGTTTATGCGGTTGACCGAAGAATTTGTCGAGAAAATAAATGCCTATCAGAATGAGTTTAAAAATGGCTCTAGTAAAATGAATTTGGCGAATTTGGAGTGA